GGATTATACTCATCGTAATCTATACCATTTAAAATACCGTAGAGATCAGAACTTCTTAATCTTAAAACCCCATCGAGTTTTTCACCATATTCTTTAGTTTGAATCTCCATTGCATAAGTAGGACTTACAGTGTTAATAATATCAGAAAATAATATACCACCTTTAAGAAAATTTATCTTTCCATAGAATTCTATACCATCAATATTGTACAAATAACTGGGAAGCCCTGAAAACTCCATATATTTACTGCCAAAAATACCTTGGTACCCAAGGTTGTGAATAGTTAATAACGTAACAATCTTCCCAAAGAACTCATCATCTTTATAAAGTGATTTCAAATAAACAGGTATTAATCCAGTTTGCCAATCGTTAACATGTAACACATCTATCGGTAAATTTAATACCTTTAGAGTTTCCAAAACAGCCGCGGAAAAATAAATTGCCTGTTCTGCTAAATCAGGTCCTTCATAAACTTCATCTGCTGAAAAATAGTAATCATTTGCTATAAAATACACTGGAACATTTGTACGTGGAATAGTTGTCTTGTAAATATCAAATTTCTCATCTGTTTTTAAAAACGGGACTTCTATATCCCCCTTTACTTTTTCCAAAGTATACAAAAATTTTTCTGCGTTTTTTTCAACAATTTTATGTTTAGGCATTATTACGATCGGTTCTACAGAAAGCTTTTCTAAATATTTTGGAAGCGCTCCTACCACATCTGCAAGCCCTCCAACCTTTGCAAATGGATAAACCTCATAAGAAATAAGCGCAACTTTCATGTTTTCACCTCCATTTATCCAAAAAAATACCACTATCATGCGTAAAAATCAAATAATCACATTTATTTACAATTTTCCTAACAAATCTCGCACACTCATCATCTCTCAACATCCTCATTATATCATAAAACTCTACCCTAGTCATAACGATATCTCCAGGGAAAAAGACTTTTCCAAAATTTTCTGTATCTACTACAAAAGAACAGTGTTCCTTTGCATGCCATGGTGTGTGATACACATTAATTTTATCAAATAAAATATCCCCATCTCTAAATGTTTGGAAAGCTTTCCATGCATCTATAATCATTTTATACTGTTTTCCCACTATCATTCCAAATTTCTCGTAATTTTTCTTTAAAAAGTTTTCATGTATATGAACTGTTGCATTTTTAAAAAACATGGAGTTATAAGCGTGATCAAGGTGAAAGTGAGTTAAAACTATATCCGTAATATCATCTGTTTTTAAATTCCTTTCTTTCAACTTTTCTTCTAATATACTATGGCTTACATAGTCTCCTGGTTCTATTAAAATTCTTCTCATATCATCTTCAATTAAAGCAATAGTAGAAAAGGTAGCTTTAGCCCTATCTGGTATACTTATTAACCCACCTTCCAACAATATATCAATTTTCATACTCACCCTCCTTTTTTAACAAACCGTATCTCTCCATTTTATAGTAAAGCGTTCTCAAACTTATTTTTAACTTTTTTGCAGTTAACATTCTATCTCCCTTATTTTCTCTCAATGAATTTTCTATTATCTTTCTTTCAAAATCCTCTACCATAGATTTTAAAGAACTTTCTTTTTTTAAAATATCCGTATCTTCAAGAAATAATGGTGGAAAATGCCTCTTTTCAAGCACATTTTCATTGATTTTCATGTTTATAATCGCACGACCAATTATATTTTCTAGTTCCCTAACATTTCCCGGCCAGTTATATTTCTTTAAGTATTCTATTGCACCACTTGATATATTAATAACATTTCTTCCATATTGCTGACTTATTTTCTTTGCCAAATATCTTGCAAGCATCTTAATATCCTCTTTCCTTTCTCTAAGAGGTGGTATATATACTGGAAAAACATTTAATCTATAGTAAAGATCAACCAAAAATTCCCCTTTCTTTATTAGTTCTTCAATATTCATATTTGTTGAGGCAATAATTCTTACATCGACCTTTTTCACTCTATTAGAACCTACTGGTAAAAACTCCCTATTTTCTATAAATCTCAAAATTTTTGATTGAATTGTGATAGGCATTTTTCCTATCTCGTCAAGAAATAATGTACCTCCTTCTGCTTCTTCAATTAATCCCTTTTGAGTGTTCTTATCCAAAAACGGTTCTTTTGTATAACCAAACAATTCAATTTCCAGCATATTTTCTGGAATAGCTGCACAATTTACAGTTATAAAAGGTTTATCTTTTCTATTACTTTCATTATGTATCGCATGCGCAAACAATTCCTTACCCGTTCCACTCTCTCCCCTTAAAAAAACAGTAGCAGGCGTTTTTGCAACTTTTTTTGCCTGCTCTTTTGCTATCAATATTTTTTCACTTTCCCCTACTATATCATCAAAAGTATACTGTGCCTTCATCTGCCTTATAAATCTCTTAACCTCTTTTAGTTCTCTTGTTAAACTTAATATTTCAGATACATCATGAACGACTGCTACACTTCCACTAAATTTTCCTTTAACAAACAGCGGAGTTGCATTAACTATAACCTCTCTTTTTAAAGGTCCCACCTTTAATCTTGCGTTAAAAATGGGCTTTTTTGTCCTTGCAATTTGCATGTGTATACTTTCACCTTCGGCTATATCAACAGTGGCAGGTTTTCCAACAACTTCCTCTGGTTTAAATCCCGTTATTTTTGTATATGCCTTATTCACTAGCACAACATATCCATTTTCATCTGCAACTGAAATAGCATCATATGTAGAATCTATTATAGCCTTTAACCTTGCCTCAATTTGGTGGAGATTAGTAATTTCCTCGGCAAGTTTTCTCACACTTGTGATATCCCTAAAAACTGCCACTGCACCTAAAATATTTCCATCTTTATCCGTTAAAGGCATTCTCGAAGTAATTATTACATTTTCTCCAACATTTTGGACTTCATCCACTTCTGGAATCCCCGTTTTTACCACAATGTGCAACCTAGTGTTTGTAACAACATCAACTACAGGCTTACCTATAAAATCTTCTTTTAGTTTTAATATATGAACCGCACGTTTGTTGATGTATAAAATTTTTGCATCCTTGTCTACAATTATTACCCCTTCGACAATAGATTCAAGTACCGTTCTGTAAAACTTTATCAATTCCATACCTATTCACCAATTACCTTAACAACTACTCTTTTTCTTCTCTGCCCATCGTATTCTGCGTAAAAAATTTGCTCCCAAGGTCCCAAGTCTAACTCCCCATTAGTTACTGGAAGTATTACTTGGTGATGTGTCAAAATTCTTTTCAAATGTGCATCTCCATTGTCCTCACCAGTCCAATGGTGATTGTAATCTCCAACAGGTGCCAACCTTTCCAACCATTCCCATATATCTCTGTGAAGACCGGATTCATCATCATTAACTATTATTCCAGCAGTTATATGCATAGCAGATACAAGACAAAATCCCTCTTTTATACCACTCTTCTTCACTATTTCTTCAATCACATCTGTTATCCTAACTAATTCTTTTCTATTCTTTGTATTAAACCATAAATATTCTGTATAACTTTTCATTTTATCCCCCACCTTTCCATGTAAATATCTAAATATCCAATAAATTTAAATAGAAAAGCTAAACATAATTATTATATACCATAAATATGCTTCCTATTCTTACTTAATACATAAGATCAGGATCAACAACAGTCAAAGGCATTCCATCCTTTAAAAACGCATTTATATTTTTGAAAAGCTCGTCAATTCTGCCATTTTGCCCCTCTACTGTATAACCACCAACATGTGGAGAAATTACAACATTTTTAAACATATTAATGGGATAATTATACGGTAAAATAATTTCTCTTTCTTTTGAAGGGTAATTATACCAAACATCAGATGCAAACCCTTTCAATTTCTTATCTTTCAAGATGCTATATAAAGCTTTTTCATCTATAAGTTCACCACGCCCTACATTTATCAAATACTTTCCTTCCATGCAAGACAAAACTTCTCCATCAATAATGTTCCTCGTTTTAGAAGTTAACGGTAACGCCAAATATACAACTTGTGAATTTTCTATCGCTTCTTTCAAATTATTTGTAATTTTGTGAAATCCCTCTATTTCTTCTAATTTGTTTTTAAAACCTATAATATAACAATCAAATCCCTTTAAAAGTTTTGCAATATGCCTTCCAATTACCCCTGTACCCAAAATAGCTACTTTCTTTTTTTGCAATGAAAACCAATAGTCATCTTCTTTAAATCCCACGGCAAATCCATGCCAAATCCCCTCTTTAAGATCATTGTGGTACTCCACAACTCTCCCCATTAAAGCAAGGGAAAGGGCAATAGCTCTTTCTGCAACCATTTTACCATTTCCATGTGAATTTGATACAATTATCCCTCTTTCCTTTATAACCTTCCAAGGTAATTTATCAGTACCAGTCCATGGAATAAAGATTACCTTTAAATTTTTGGCTTTCAATACCTGCTCTTCCGTTAAAAATCCACCAATTACTATATCCATTTCTTCTAAACGTGCTATATCCTTTGAAGTAAACCACTCAATTTCTTTGTAATCCTCCATCTTTTTTCTAAAATACTCAGTAATCTTTGTTAGTACCATAGCTTTCATATTCTCACCTCTTAAGTATAAAACCTATATCGTTTAGATTTGTTCCTGTAGGACCACTAATAAACAAATCACCTGCAATCTTTAAAGCATTATACGTATCATTATTCTCCAAAAAATCCTCTGGTAAAAAACCTTTTTCTCTAATGATTTTAACGGTATTTCCATCAACTATACCACCTGCTGCATCTGTAGGCCCATCTGTACCATCTGTACCTACAGATACAATAACCACGTTATCCATTCCCTCTATTTCGATAGCCGCTGAAAAAGAAAGCTCTTGATTTCTTCCACCAAGACCATTTCCCTTTACCTTTACCACAGTTTCTCCACCAAATATTAAACAATAAGGTTTTTTAAAGGAATTTTTGCTTTTTACAATACTTGCCAAAAACTTTCCCGCTTCTCTTGCCTGACAAGTTAATTGTGTTGTTAATATGTATGTATTAAAACCGTATTTTTTTGCACTTTCTTCCAATTTTTTACACGCATAATCTACATTACCTACAATGTAATGAGAAATTTTTCTTTGGACTTTTGCACACTTTTGTAAAACATTCCATATATTTTCGTTTAAGTTTATTTTATATCTTTCAACTATTTTCTTTACATCCTTAAAAGTACTATTATCTGGATAAACAGGTCCAGAAGCAATGTATTCTAATTTATCTCCTAACACATCAGATAACACAAGTGGTACAACCTTTGCATTAATTAAAGAAAGAAATTTTCCGCCCTTTACCTTGGAAAGCTTTTTTCTTATTATATTAATTTCTTCAATATTTGCACCCTTTCTTAATAAATCATTTGTTATATTCCTTAAATCTTCAAGCGTTACACCTTCTTCCAAATATTCAAAAAGAGAAGAACCTCCTCCAGAAATCAAAAACAACAAAACATCATCTTGCGTTAATTTTCTCAATTTTTCAATGGCAAACTTTGTATATTTTAGTGAATTTTCATCCGGTATGGGATGTCCTGCTTCAAAAATATCGAAGTTTTTTATACCCCCAAATGAATATCCATACTTTGTAATTATAATCCCATATGCTACATCCAAATACTCAGATACAGCTTTCGCCATACGCCACGCTGCTTTTCCAATAGAAAGTACATAAACCTTTTTCAAGTTCATCTTTTTTAACTTTTCCAAAACCAACTTTTCTGGACTTATTTGATCAAATGTTTCTAAAATTATCTTCTTGGCTATATCCTTCATGTTATCCCTCAATGCTAATATTTCTTACTTTATTTCTAAACTTCCCAATCTCATATAATTTCTTTACTTTTTTTACTTTTTCTGGATCTTCATCGGATAAGTCTTTATTTTCTACTATTTTCTTTAGGATCCTATCTAAAATGGGATAGTCTAATTCAAAGACTTCTTCATCACTAAGGCCAGGTATCAAATCTGGTGAGGCAGGTTTTTCAAGGATTCTTTCTGGAACGTTTAAAATTTCCCCCAACTTGTACACTTCCGTTTTATAAAGATGAAGTAAAGGTTCAACATCTGTAGAATCATCTCCCCATTTTACGTACAAACCTGTTAAAAATTCCGTCTTGTTAGTTGTACCAACCACTGCATAGTTTCTCTTTTCAGCTTCTTTATACAAATAAACCATTCTAACCCTATGCTTTATTCTATAATAACTTATTCCTTTTAGAAATTCTTCATCTTCTATCCCTAAGACATCAAATTCAAACGGATTACCTTCGTTCTTATACTTATTCCATCTACTTTTTGCATATCTTTCTTTTATTTTAAAGGGAACAAATAAAGCTGGTGGATAATATTTATAAACTCCAAATTTTCTAACTATTCTACTTATATTTTTAACTTCATAATCAACATTAAAATGCTCACAAACAAACTTTGCATCTTTTATTGAATCTCTTGGACTATCTCTCTCTGGAAGGATAAAACATTTTATTCTACTTTTTTCTAACACTCTCACTAATAAACCAAGGACTACCGCAGAATCAACTCCCCCACTTACCCCCAAAACAGCTCCTGAAAATCTATACTCTTTAAAAAAATTCTTTAAAAATTCTTCAATCCTCTTCAACATCCTTTCCCCTCAACTTTGCTATCTCTTTTAATAACTTTTTTTCAGTTCTTGATACCCTACTTGGAATCTCAACTCTAACCCTCAAAATTAAATCTCCTCTTTTCCCCGTTCTCATATCAGGCAATCCTTCACCATATACATATATTTCTTGTCCATGTTGAACACCCGCTGGAATTTTTACCTCTTTTATTTTACCATTTGGCATTCTAATTTTTACCTTTGTACCTAAAATTGCTTCCAAATAATCTATTTTAATCTCTTTAATTAAATCATTTCCCTTTCTTTCAAAATCAGAGTATCCAACAACCCTTACGTGAACATACAAATCACCATATTCTCCTCCATTATACCCGGCATTCCCTCCTCTTTGTATTCTCAAGATAGTTCCATTTTCAATACCAGCTGGAATGTTAACTTCAACCTTATATCTTTTCTTTATCCTTCCTGTTCCACCACAAGTATGGCAACTCTCCCCAGGAATTTTTCCTGTTCCACCACAATGATTACACGTATATTGGTTTACAATAACACCTAAAAATGTTCTCCTTTCTTCTCTAACTGTACCCGTCCCATGACACTTTGGACAAGTAATCCAACCACTACCAGGCTCAACTCCTTCACCATTACAATGTTCACAAACCTCGTATCTATCATATTCAAGCGGTATTCTTATTCCGGTAAACAACTCCTCAAAAGACACATCAACGGAAATATTTATATCTTCTCCTCTTTTTGGTCTTTTTGCTCTCTTTCTTGAAGATGTTCTTTGATCACCAAAGAAAATATTGAAAATATCGTTGTTTATAAAATCACCAAAGTCTTTAAAAATATCCTCAAAACCGCCAAAACCGCCAAATCCACCTCCGGCATTCGGTGGTACATCTCCCACATAACCATACCTATCATACATCGCCCGTTTTTCAGGATCAGAAAGCACATCGTATGCTTCCTGAATTTCCTTAAATTTTTCTTCTGCTAACTTTTTATTTTCATAATTTCTATCAGGATGCCATTTTTTTATAAGCTTCTTATACGCTTGTCTTATTTCATCTTGGGATGCGTTCCTTGAAACGCCAAGAATTTCATAATAATCTTTTTTTGCCATAAAGTCACCTCCTAGGCTTTACCGAGACCTTAACCTTTGCAGGTTTTAAAATCCTTCCTTTAAATTTATACCCATCCTCCACAACTTCTACAATAGAATATTCTTCTTTTTCCTCATCTTCAACTCTTTCTACTGCTTCATGTTCAAATGGATCAAATTTATTACCTACTTTAACTTCTTCAAGTCCAAAACCTTCCAACAATTTAAATAAATTCTTATAAATCAATTCAATTGCCTTGTAAAATTGTGTATTTCTTTCTTCATCATTTGCATTCGAAAATGATCTTTTAAAATCATCTAAAATTGGCAAAAATCTTTCCAAAATCCTTCCCATCGTTGAAACTGCTATTTGTTCTTTTTCTTTGAGTACATCTTTTTTGTAATTTTCAAATTGAGATTTTAATACACGTGCATAATTTTCAAATTCTTTTAACTGTAACTCTAATTTCTTTATTTTTTCTTTTTGTTCTTCCACAATTTTCTCTGGTGTTTTTTTCTCTTTTGCCACTTCTTTCCTTTCTTCTTTCTTTTCTTCATTCTTTATTTCATTTTTCATTTCTTTTTCCACTTCAATCACCTCCAATTATTCAACATTTCTTGCAACAATAGTAAAATATTCAGTAAGTCTGTTTACCACATATTCCACACTATCAAATACCTTAGAGTAATCACTAAATTTATCAAAAATTACGGCAATTCTCCCCACTTCTCGCTCAAAGACAAAATAAGGCATTATCAAAACTGCATATTGCTCAAAATTTCTTATATTATGTTCCTTTCCTACGTATATTCCTTCACCTAGTGAAAAAATTTGCGGGTAAAATTCAGAATTTGTAGAAATTTTTACAATTTCTCTTAATTTATCTTCACCAAATTTCTTCGCATTCACAAGATTAAATACTCCTTCAATAATATATTCATCGTATTTTTCAGACGCAATTCTTTCAGAAAGTTCTATAAATTCTTTTAATCTACCACCAACCCATGAAAACTTTTCAACCACTTCTTTTAATTTTAATTTAAAATCACTCAAAAGTATTCCATCAAGACTTTTATTCAAAAACTTTTCAATTTCCAATATATTAGAAATTTCGGAATGTTGTATAGGAAGAACAGAAGTAAGTCCCAATTCAGTAATAATGTTCACAATGGAAAATGTCTTTGTAACTGGAGTTAGGACAATCCTTCTAATTCTGAGATTCATGGGATTAGGTTTTTCTATAATAACAAAGGCCTTTAAAGTATTTGATAAAAGCTTTGCAGCACCTCGTATGACTTTATCCAAATCACCTATCGGAAAGTCCGTTCTAATATCTATCGAAGAACCTACCTTTTTTGTCTCCTTTCTCACCTTTAACACTTCATTTACATAAAACTTCAACCCCTTGTCCGTAGGAATACGTCCCGCAGAAGTATGGGGTTGAAAAACATATCCTAAATAATCCAACTTTCTCATGTCGTTTCTAACAGTTGCCCCACTCCACTCTAAATTCGTTGTTTCTAAAACTTTTTGGGAACTTACTGGAATACCAGATTTTACATACTCTCTAACT
Above is a window of Thermosipho affectus DNA encoding:
- a CDS encoding MBL fold metallo-hydrolase produces the protein MKIDILLEGGLISIPDRAKATFSTIALIEDDMRRILIEPGDYVSHSILEEKLKERNLKTDDITDIVLTHFHLDHAYNSMFFKNATVHIHENFLKKNYEKFGMIVGKQYKMIIDAWKAFQTFRDGDILFDKINVYHTPWHAKEHCSFVVDTENFGKVFFPGDIVMTRVEFYDIMRMLRDDECARFVRKIVNKCDYLIFTHDSGIFLDKWR
- a CDS encoding glycerate kinase type-2 family protein, whose protein sequence is MKDIAKKIILETFDQISPEKLVLEKLKKMNLKKVYVLSIGKAAWRMAKAVSEYLDVAYGIIITKYGYSFGGIKNFDIFEAGHPIPDENSLKYTKFAIEKLRKLTQDDVLLFLISGGGSSLFEYLEEGVTLEDLRNITNDLLRKGANIEEINIIRKKLSKVKGGKFLSLINAKVVPLVLSDVLGDKLEYIASGPVYPDNSTFKDVKKIVERYKINLNENIWNVLQKCAKVQRKISHYIVGNVDYACKKLEESAKKYGFNTYILTTQLTCQAREAGKFLASIVKSKNSFKKPYCLIFGGETVVKVKGNGLGGRNQELSFSAAIEIEGMDNVVIVSVGTDGTDGPTDAAGGIVDGNTVKIIREKGFLPEDFLENNDTYNALKIAGDLFISGPTGTNLNDIGFILKR
- a CDS encoding 2-hydroxyacid dehydrogenase → MKAMVLTKITEYFRKKMEDYKEIEWFTSKDIARLEEMDIVIGGFLTEEQVLKAKNLKVIFIPWTGTDKLPWKVIKERGIIVSNSHGNGKMVAERAIALSLALMGRVVEYHNDLKEGIWHGFAVGFKEDDYWFSLQKKKVAILGTGVIGRHIAKLLKGFDCYIIGFKNKLEEIEGFHKITNNLKEAIENSQVVYLALPLTSKTRNIIDGEVLSCMEGKYLINVGRGELIDEKALYSILKDKKLKGFASDVWYNYPSKEREIILPYNYPINMFKNVVISPHVGGYTVEGQNGRIDELFKNINAFLKDGMPLTVVDPDLMY
- a CDS encoding secondary thiamine-phosphate synthase enzyme YjbQ, yielding MKSYTEYLWFNTKNRKELVRITDVIEEIVKKSGIKEGFCLVSAMHITAGIIVNDDESGLHRDIWEWLERLAPVGDYNHHWTGEDNGDAHLKRILTHHQVILPVTNGELDLGPWEQIFYAEYDGQRRKRVVVKVIGE
- the nadE gene encoding NAD(+) synthase, producing the protein MLKRIEEFLKNFFKEYRFSGAVLGVSGGVDSAVVLGLLVRVLEKSRIKCFILPERDSPRDSIKDAKFVCEHFNVDYEVKNISRIVRKFGVYKYYPPALFVPFKIKERYAKSRWNKYKNEGNPFEFDVLGIEDEEFLKGISYYRIKHRVRMVYLYKEAEKRNYAVVGTTNKTEFLTGLYVKWGDDSTDVEPLLHLYKTEVYKLGEILNVPERILEKPASPDLIPGLSDEEVFELDYPILDRILKKIVENKDLSDEDPEKVKKVKKLYEIGKFRNKVRNISIEG
- the dnaJ gene encoding molecular chaperone DnaJ; this translates as MAKKDYYEILGVSRNASQDEIRQAYKKLIKKWHPDRNYENKKLAEEKFKEIQEAYDVLSDPEKRAMYDRYGYVGDVPPNAGGGFGGFGGFEDIFKDFGDFINNDIFNIFFGDQRTSSRKRAKRPKRGEDINISVDVSFEELFTGIRIPLEYDRYEVCEHCNGEGVEPGSGWITCPKCHGTGTVREERRTFLGVIVNQYTCNHCGGTGKIPGESCHTCGGTGRIKKRYKVEVNIPAGIENGTILRIQRGGNAGYNGGEYGDLYVHVRVVGYSDFERKGNDLIKEIKIDYLEAILGTKVKIRMPNGKIKEVKIPAGVQHGQEIYVYGEGLPDMRTGKRGDLILRVRVEIPSRVSRTEKKLLKEIAKLRGKDVEED
- a CDS encoding glycogen synthase; the encoded protein is MKVALISYEVYPFAKVGGLADVVGALPKYLEKLSVEPIVIMPKHKIVEKNAEKFLYTLEKVKGDIEVPFLKTDEKFDIYKTTIPRTNVPVYFIANDYYFSADEVYEGPDLAEQAIYFSAAVLETLKVLNLPIDVLHVNDWQTGLIPVYLKSLYKDDEFFGKIVTLLTIHNLGYQGIFGSKYMEFSGLPSYLYNIDGIEFYGKINFLKGGILFSDIINTVSPTYAMEIQTKEYGEKLDGVLRLRSSDLYGILNGIDYDEYNPETDRRIYVNYSLNDIEKKYENKKLLQKDLGLPVGENIPMIGMITRLVDQKGLDILSEVLRYIVNYNVQFVILGTGDEKYEDMFRKMEEEFPENISANIKFDINLAQKIYAASDMFLMPSRYEPCGLGQMYSLRYGTIPVVRYTGGLADTVLEYDEKKMIGNGFGFVEYGSSQLLKAVAKAIDFYRNKKVHWKKLVDNAMKTDLSWERSAKEYIKLYNKAMSKRV
- the hrcA gene encoding heat-inducible transcriptional repressor HrcA: MKDLSDRQKKILYCLVREYVKSGIPVSSQKVLETTNLEWSGATVRNDMRKLDYLGYVFQPHTSAGRIPTDKGLKFYVNEVLKVRKETKKVGSSIDIRTDFPIGDLDKVIRGAAKLLSNTLKAFVIIEKPNPMNLRIRRIVLTPVTKTFSIVNIITELGLTSVLPIQHSEISNILEIEKFLNKSLDGILLSDFKLKLKEVVEKFSWVGGRLKEFIELSERIASEKYDEYIIEGVFNLVNAKKFGEDKLREIVKISTNSEFYPQIFSLGEGIYVGKEHNIRNFEQYAVLIMPYFVFEREVGRIAVIFDKFSDYSKVFDSVEYVVNRLTEYFTIVARNVE
- a CDS encoding nucleotide exchange factor GrpE, translated to MKNEIKNEEKKEERKEVAKEKKTPEKIVEEQKEKIKKLELQLKEFENYARVLKSQFENYKKDVLKEKEQIAVSTMGRILERFLPILDDFKRSFSNANDEERNTQFYKAIELIYKNLFKLLEGFGLEEVKVGNKFDPFEHEAVERVEDEEKEEYSIVEVVEDGYKFKGRILKPAKVKVSVKPRR
- a CDS encoding sigma-54 interaction domain-containing protein yields the protein MELIKFYRTVLESIVEGVIIVDKDAKILYINKRAVHILKLKEDFIGKPVVDVVTNTRLHIVVKTGIPEVDEVQNVGENVIITSRMPLTDKDGNILGAVAVFRDITSVRKLAEEITNLHQIEARLKAIIDSTYDAISVADENGYVVLVNKAYTKITGFKPEEVVGKPATVDIAEGESIHMQIARTKKPIFNARLKVGPLKREVIVNATPLFVKGKFSGSVAVVHDVSEILSLTRELKEVKRFIRQMKAQYTFDDIVGESEKILIAKEQAKKVAKTPATVFLRGESGTGKELFAHAIHNESNRKDKPFITVNCAAIPENMLEIELFGYTKEPFLDKNTQKGLIEEAEGGTLFLDEIGKMPITIQSKILRFIENREFLPVGSNRVKKVDVRIIASTNMNIEELIKKGEFLVDLYYRLNVFPVYIPPLRERKEDIKMLARYLAKKISQQYGRNVINISSGAIEYLKKYNWPGNVRELENIIGRAIINMKINENVLEKRHFPPLFLEDTDILKKESSLKSMVEDFERKIIENSLRENKGDRMLTAKKLKISLRTLYYKMERYGLLKKEGEYEN